The DNA sequence ATTTTTGGGAGGGCCAGTTGGATGGGCTTATCATCTAGTTCAGGCGTCTCAATGGTGAAGCCAGCGGCTTCCAGCGCAGCTTTTTGTTGGGCCAACCACTCCAGCATTCCGTATGGGTGATCTTCTGGCCCTGCAACTTCAAAGTGGCTTTGGTGTTCTTTTCTAACGAGTGGGAATTTTTCCAGCTGCGCTATAAATGCCGCTTCGGCTTCGGGGTTGCGCTTGATTTGCGAAATCCGAATTTCTTCCCCCGACATATCCATTGAAGTACGGCTTTTGCGGGTTTCCTGCCAGCCAAAGTAGGCATCGTGGTAAACCATTTCTACCGCAAGAATCCACCGTTCTTCGAAAAGATGCTTGGTGGTCTTTAGGCGACAACCCAGCAGTTCATTGTGTTGGACAACGGCAAAGCCTTCTGCTTCCACTTCTACCTTGTTCACAATTTTCATGATGAAATTGCGAAAGTAAGCGTTGACGGAAGCGGCTGGTATCTGTACTTCTGCTTTTTGCCGGAAAGGCTTTACCAGAAAACCGTTGATGTGATTGAGACGGTACAACTTGTAGTCGGCACAAATCCATCCCGTAGGCTGATTGGTAAGTGCGACCACCTCCTTTTCCCTGATGGGCCATTCTTTATCACCATTAAAAAGCCGCAATTGGTACAAAACGGCATCTTCGGTTTTTTTGAAATAAAGCTGTGGCTCAAGGGGTTTTTTAACGAGTTCTACAATAAAATCCTTGACCAATACCCGGCGTTCCACCTGCCAACTTAATGGAAGATCATGCCTGACGATCAATTGAAGCATCTGATCCAGTCGGCGGTGAACATAATTTTGGATGGCTTTGAAAAGCTCTCGGTCTTCAAGCATTTGTACCAGCGGCGGCGGCTTGCGGCGACCTTTATGAAAATGCCTGAGAATAACCTCTGGCTGAAGTTCATCAATAAGACGAAAAATAACCTCGCGGGTAGGGTTGAGTTCCAGTTCAAAAGCACCAATCGTAGCGGTGGTCGCTTTCTGCTTGATATGGGCAAGATAGCCCTCCTGATCGCGCGTAACTACAAAAGCTTCGGGCAGGAAAAGTTCTTTGGCGTATTCGTTGAGGTTATAAACGACATCAACGATTTCTTTAGGTACTGCAGCAGGTTTGAACATAAACGTTGGAACAAGGTAAGGACCGTACAAAAAATAAAGGAAGCCTAATTTAACGAAGAGGGAAATTTATTTTTTGCACAATACAAAAGACTGCAAGAATACTAAAAATGGGGCTTTTGATCGGTGTGCTGATAAAGAAATTTGACCAGCCGAGAAATAAAATTACTTTCTGCTCATAATGGGGGTTGGAAGTGCTATATTTGTTAGTTTTGGCATTCAATCCTGTTTATGTTATTGCACTGGTCAGATCATTTACTGTTTATCATTGTGGGGGTCATCATACCGTTGCGAACGGTGCTGGGTACGCAGCCTCAACTTGCTAATATTCGCTTCAATACCCGCATGAAAATTCAGTTGTATTGGAGTAATAATCTGTGGCTGTGGTTGTTATGCGGTGCTGTAGCTGGGGTGTGGTGGTTCAATGATCGTTCCTGGGAATTGATAGGCTTGCAAAGCAAACTGGAATGGCCCTCGGGGTGGCCATTGATTGTCTTTGCCGTTTTTACCCTGCTCTACTTATGGGACACCGTCAGCGAAGTCAACAGCCAGCAACATCGCGAGATAACGGCAGAGAATTTACAGTCAGAATTAGGCTTCCTCCCCGCCACGGCCTACGAATATTTTCATTTTATCTTTCTCGCGCTGACGGCAGGTATTTGTGAGGAGTTCATCTTCCGCGGCTATTTTATCCGTTATTTTCAATGCCTGCTCGGGCAGGAAGAAACCTACACTTTGGCAATTCTACTACCCGCATTAATTTTTGGAGCGGTACACTTCTACCAAGGCTGGCGAGCGGTGGTGAAAATTACGGCGATGGCCATCATGTTTGGTTATGTTTTCGTGCACACGGGAAGCCTGTGGATGCTGATGATCGTCCACGCCTTCATCGA is a window from the Lewinella sp. LCG006 genome containing:
- a CDS encoding CPBP family intramembrane glutamic endopeptidase — its product is MLLHWSDHLLFIIVGVIIPLRTVLGTQPQLANIRFNTRMKIQLYWSNNLWLWLLCGAVAGVWWFNDRSWELIGLQSKLEWPSGWPLIVFAVFTLLYLWDTVSEVNSQQHREITAENLQSELGFLPATAYEYFHFIFLALTAGICEEFIFRGYFIRYFQCLLGQEETYTLAILLPALIFGAVHFYQGWRAVVKITAMAIMFGYVFVHTGSLWMLMIVHAFIDLLGGMIAWQLMRRG